The Marivirga tractuosa DSM 4126 genome contains the following window.
CCCCCACTTTCTATAGAATTTGGTGAAGAAGTTTCAATTTTCACTAATACTGGACAAGAAAAGGAGATTTCTATCAAAGTGAAAGCACTTAAAGATAACATCTCAGGATTGTTGGAATTGGATTTACCAGCAGGCTGGAAAGCAGAAACGGATCAACTAGATTTGTCCTTTGAGAATTTAGTAAGAAATTCAACGAAGGAATTTAAAATTAACCTGACCTCAGGTGGGGAAGAGGGTAAATACGATTTAAGAGCCTTTGCACGAATAGATGAGAAATCTGTTGGTAAGAGTGTTCAAGAAATACAATATGATCATATCCCAAATCAAATTATAATTCGCAATGCCAGTCAAAAATTAGTTCTAGCTGACGTAAAAACTAAGGGTAAAAAAATTGCTTATATAGAAGGAGCAGGCGATGCTGTTGATGAAGCTCTAGTAGCAATGGGGTATCAAGTTGATTTTATAAATATAGAAAGTATTAGTATTGAAGAATTGAAACAGTATGATGCGGTTGTTGCTGGTATTAGAGCTTATAATGTTAATAGTGCCCTTCAAGTACATTATGGTAAAATGAATGATTATATGAATTCAGGGGGAGTTTATATGGTTCAATATAATACCACCTATAGTTTACCAGATACGGACTTTTGGCCGTACCCACTAGATTTATCAAGAGATAGAATAACTGTAGAGCAGGCAAGTATGGAATTTATAAATCCAGATCATTCAGCTTTAAATTATCCCAATAAGATTACTGCAGAAGATTTTGAGGGTTGGGTTCAAGAAAGGGGACTTTACTTTCCTGATAAATGGGATAAAAACTATGTACCTATTTTAGCAGGGAACGATCCTGATGAAACCACTAAAAAAGGGGCTTTATTAATTGCCGATTATGGAAAAGGAAAATTTGTCTATACTGGCTTAAGTTTTTTTAGAGAGCTGCCAGCCGGTGTTCCTGGAGCCTACCGCCTGTTGGCAAATTTATTAGCGCGAAATTCCAATCAGTAAATTGTAATCCGACCCTTTATCAAAAAATTCAGATAGTTGGTCGATTAAATGTTTAAACACGGAAACAAAAAGCATACTTTCGTGTTTAATGTTATAACAATACTTATGAAAGTAATGTTTATCTAACATATTTTGATCTTAAAAGAATAATAAAATGAAATTAGAAGAAGAAATTAAGCAGTCGAAGTTTGAAACCGAGAGGCAAAAGGCGATTTTAAATGTTATTTATACTGCTAATTGGATTGGGTCGGTGCAGCATAAAATTTTTAAAAGGCATAAGTTAACTTCCCCCCAATATAATGTATTGAGAATCTTAAGAGGTCAATTTCCTGATCCCTTAACCGTTTCCTCGATTCAGGAGCGGATGTTGGATAAAATGTCAAATGCTTCCCGCTTAGTTGATAAATTAGTAGAAAAAGGCTGGGCTGAACGTTCAACCTGCATGTATGATAGAAGGCAAGTTGATGTAGTAATCACTACAGCAGGTCAGAAACTATTAAAAGAAATTGAGCCAGAGCTTCTAAGTTTTCACAATGAAGATGTGGTCTTAACAGAAGAAGATGCTGCTGCAGTTAATAATGCATTAGATAAGATAAGAGGATAATTTTTTTTATATTGGGTTGGTTTTAATCAATTAAAATTAAAATGAACCTTATCGCAAACATCGGAAGATTTCTTTATTCCATTCCTATGGTAATATTCGGGGTATTTCATTTTGTAAATACAAGGACTTTACAAAATGTGGTACCCTCTTTTATTCCAGGACAAACCTTCTGGGTTTATTTAACAGGGGCTGCTTTGATTGCAGCAGGAATTAGTATTTTAATAAAAAAACAAGTTCAATTGATATCAAATCTTCTTGCACTCATGTTGCTGGTTTTTGCACTATTTGTGCATTTTCCTATGGCTTTAGAAGGAGATCAATTAGCCTCTAGTTCTTTGTTAAAGGATATTGCACTAGCTGGAGGAGCATTAATTTTAGGTAATTATTTTAAAAGTAACTAAACTGAGTTCATGAAAATCTTCAAAAAAATATTGATTGGATTGTTAATTAGTATTCTAAGTTTAGTTATTATTTATTTCGTAGGTCCTAAAATAGGAACCCCAGTTTTTTCAAATACATTGCCCGAAATCCCTGCTGATATTCTTACGATTGAGAGCTGGCTAAAAGAAAAAGAAAATAAGCATAAGGATATTAAGCCCAATAATCAAGCCCAGATAATTTGGCATGACACAAAATTTAATACTACTGAATATGTTGTCGTATATCTTCACGGTTTTGGGGCTAGTCAGCAAGAAGGTCATCCAGTTCATAAGCATTTGGCAGATAGTTTAAAAGCTAATATGTTTTTAGCTAGACAGCAAGGCCACGGTTTATCTTCAAAGGTAGCTTTTAAGGGTATAACTGCTGATTCCTACATGGCATCCGCCACTGAGGCTCTTGCTATTGGCCAGCAGTTAGGTGAAAAAGTTATTGTAATAGGCACTTCTACAGGTGCAGCACAAGCCATTTGGTTGGCAGCTAAATTTCCTAGTTTAATTGATGCCTTGATTTTGTACTCACCATATATTGCTTTGAAAGATCCTTCCATTGAGAAACTAGTGTTAGGCCCATGGGGAGAGTCTTTAACCAATATTGTGATGGGTGGGGATATAAACCATGAAAATAGACCTGATTCAATTGCTGCCTACTGGTCTGAATATTATCACTTGGATGCATATTTCTCACTATTTAGCATGATAAAAGAAAGTATGAAACCAGCTGTTTTTAAGGAAGTAAAGTGTCCGGTATTTATGGCGTATTACTATAAGGATGAAGATAATCAAGATGAAGTAGTTTCTGTTTCAGCTATGAATACTATGTTTGAGCAATTGGGAACGGAAAATAAAAAATCAATAGCATTTCCAAATACTGGCAACCATGTTATTGCTTCGAGTTTACGTTCAAAAGACTGGATAGGGGTACGGGACAGTAGCTGGGCCTTTATGAAGGAGGAAGTTATTGAGTCAAAGTGATTTTTGCTGAGTATTACAACTGTTGACTTCAAAGTGGTGTCTATTAACTGACTATATTTTAAGATGTTAAGGACATGAAAAAGACTATCAAGCTTCCGTTATTTTATTTTATGCTTTTTTCGAGCATCACATTTTTGAGCAGTTGTGAGGATCAATGCGAAAAAGAAAGTGTTTATTATCTATACCAGCCTATATTTGAGACAGTAGAAGTAATTAGAGAATCAGTTGAGGTTAATGAACCAAGACCGATCAATAATTTAGGTAAAATCTATTTTAAAGACGGATATCTATACCTAAATGAAATAGAGAAGGGGATTCATGTAATAGACAATCGAGATCCTTCCAATCCACAGAAAATAGCATTCATCAATATACCTGGAAATTTTAGTTTAGCTGCAAAAGATCATGTTCTTTATGCTAATAGTTATATGGATTTATTGAGCTTTGATATTAGTAATCCGAACAATATCCGTGAAATTGATCGATTGGAAGAGGTATTCATGAATTACAACTATTATGCATCTTCTTTTTACCAAAATGAAAGACAGGTTGTGGTAGATTGGAAGTTTGTTGAGGAGAGGACTATTACAGAGGTAGATTGCAGTAATGCCTATGGATATGATGGAAGGGTGATAGATGGCTTGTATGCATTTTCAGATGTATCTGCAGCGAGAGTTTCAGGAAATGCAGCTAGTTCGGGTGCTGGAACTGGTGGCTCAATGGCCACATTCACTATTTATGATAATTACTTATATGGAATAGATAATGACAATGTAATTCTTGCCAATATTTCTAATGTTGAAATGCCCGCACTGCATAGTAAAATAAGAGTTGGGTGGGGAATAGAAACTCTTTTTCCTTATGGGGATAAGTTATTTATAGGAGCTAATGATGGCATGTACATTTATGATAATGCTGAACCTTCCAATCCTGAATTGATAAGTAAATATCAACATATCAACAGTTGTGATCCCGTTGTTGTACAAGGTAATTATGCTTTTGTTACTTTAAGATCTGGTACTCAATGCCAAGGTTTTTCTAATCAGCTAGAAGTGGTTGATATTTCTAATTTACAATCCCCAACACTTGTGAAAGAGTACCCAATGTACAATCCACACGGTTTAGGAATTGATGGTAATACTTTGTTCATTTGCGATGGACAAGCCGGATTAAAAATATACGATGCGGAGAACGTGAATCAAATATCAAATAATCTTATCAAACAATACCGTAATATCAATCCTATTGATGTTATTCCGTTGGGGAACGTGTTAATGATGATTAGTGAGCAAGGGCTACATCAGTATGATTATTCAAATTTAGAGGAAATTAAGTTGATTAGCAGTATTTTGATCGAAGAGCCTGATGCAGAGAACTAAAGTTCTATTTATATTTATTTCAATACTTACCATTTTAGTGTGCTTTGATAGTTATGCTCAATTTGATAAGGCAGACTCCTTAACGGATATCAGCCGCGGCATGTCACTTCATAAGCGAATTTCTGTTAGTGTTTCAGCAGGAAAAAGAACAAATGATCTTTCTTTAAAACCGGGTTTACAATTCTTGACATATGCCAATTGGAAAAAGATTGACTTCGGTGTAGGGGTAAATTATGAAGATGAAGACTTCTTTAATCTAATTCCGGCTTATGTTCATATAGCGTATAATCCAATTCCTGATGAAAATCATGCCAAAATATTTATTCAATCTGGTTTAGCATTTAATGTACCAGCCTCGATTGAATATGATTATGGAAAACCTGGATTTATGTGTAGTGGGGGTATTGAGCAAGAATTTGTTTTGTTTAAAAAATTGTCCTCTGTTTTTCAAATAAGCTACAGATTTCAACAGACCTCAACCGTGAGGGAATGGACATCAAGTCAAGCTGGTCAAGATTATATCAATTCGGAAGTAATAAAGCATTCCATGCACAGGATACTGGTGGTTTATGGTATTAATTTTTAAGGAATATATTTTTGCATCAGCATAGTTCATGTATTCCCTAGAGGTTATCACAATCTTTTTTAATATTTTAAGTAATTGATAATCAGTGTTCGATGTCAATTTTGATTATGATTTAATTTTACAATCCATATAATTTAATTCTTTAGCATAATTCTTGTTTATTTGCAGTTTAGATAGCAAGAAAAATAAATTTTAGCATTTCAATTCAGTTTCATTTGAATGAAAAAAATAGATAAATTAATATTAAGGTCATTTATTGGTCCTTTTTTGATCACCTTCTTTGTAGTTGTATTTATACTGTTAACCCAGTACATGCTTAAGTACTTTGATGATTTTGTGGGCAAAGACTTGGGTTTTAGTGTGTTTGCCGAATTAATAGCCTATTTCAGTATTAATATGACGCCCATTGCTTTTCCGCTAGCCGTATTGCTGTCATCACTCATGACATTTGGGAATCTTGGGGAGCATTTCGAATTAACCGCTATTAAAAGTGCCGGTATATCTTTAGTAAGGGTGCTCCGCCCACTTTTTGTATTTGTGGTTTGCTTAAGTGCTGTTGTATATTATTCTAATAATTTCATTGTTCCCAAAGCTAATTTAGAAGCTTACAGCCTACTGTATGATATTAAGCAGAAAAAACCATCTATAGATATAAAGGAAGGTGCTTTTTATGGCGGTATACCAGGTTATAGCATAAAAGCAAATAAAAAATATGATGATGATAAATCTTTAGGTGATCTAATCATCTATAATCATTCGGATCGTAAGGGAAACACAGAAATTATCCTAGCAGATTCTGCTTTGATGTATACGATTTTAGGTGATAAATATTTGGTGATGGAGCTTTTTGATGGTAAAAGTTATACTGAAGAAGAAGCAAATAAACCACAGGAGCCTTCAAATTACGTCAGAAATATATTTAAGCATAATAAAGTAGTATTCAGCTTAGCATCCTTTGAGATGGAAAGAACTGACAAGGAACTGTTTTCATCTAACAGGCTAATGAAAAATGAAAATGAATTGCGCAATGATGTTGATTCAATGCGTAATGACATAATCGATTCAAAACAAACAATTTATCGATATACACCTAGGTTTTTCAATCTGCATATGGATGATACTGAAGAGGTAAAACCACCATCAGTGGTTTACTTGGAAAAAATGAAAGCAGATACTGCCAGCATTTCAAAGCTTGATTCCAGTAAAGAAGAAAGTGAAGTTCTTGCTCAGAAAAACGAAGAGGCAGTTAAAGAGAAAAATCTAAAAACTAGTAAGGCAATTAAAACTCCTGATCAATTATCTAAATATGATGATCAGCGTACTTTAAAGAATACTCCTAAAAAATTGGATAGGGAAAGTATTGTCGAGTATGACCAAAATTTAATTGATAGAGCTGACAGCGCTTTTAACAGCATAACTAGGAGAACACCTTCAAATCTAGTAGACAAACCTAGATTTGCTAAAAACAGATTGAAAGGAGAAAATAGAAGAATAGAGAATCGGAAATTTGAAATCAATGTATATTCGATTGAAGCTAATTCGAAATTGTCGCAGGCTGTTGCTTGTATAGTAATGTTTTTGATTGGAGCTCCATTAGGAGCAATTATCAAAAAAGGTGGGTTAGGATTTCCAGTAATTGTTTCGATTCTTTTCTTTATAGTTTCCTATGTTATTAATACCACTGGAATAAAATTAGGAAGGGCAGGAGATATTAGTAATTTCTGGGCAGTTTGGGCTTCTAATTTTGTTTTACTTCCCTTTGGCTTGTTTTTTCTGAGACAAGCTAGAAATGATTCCAGATTATTTGAGACTGATTATTATGCAGTTAAGATAGCTAAAATTTTTAAGTTCTTTAGAAAGGAAAAATAAACAGTTTTTTTGTTCACAAAAATTTATCC
Protein-coding sequences here:
- a CDS encoding LptF/LptG family permease, which encodes MKKIDKLILRSFIGPFLITFFVVVFILLTQYMLKYFDDFVGKDLGFSVFAELIAYFSINMTPIAFPLAVLLSSLMTFGNLGEHFELTAIKSAGISLVRVLRPLFVFVVCLSAVVYYSNNFIVPKANLEAYSLLYDIKQKKPSIDIKEGAFYGGIPGYSIKANKKYDDDKSLGDLIIYNHSDRKGNTEIILADSALMYTILGDKYLVMELFDGKSYTEEEANKPQEPSNYVRNIFKHNKVVFSLASFEMERTDKELFSSNRLMKNENELRNDVDSMRNDIIDSKQTIYRYTPRFFNLHMDDTEEVKPPSVVYLEKMKADTASISKLDSSKEESEVLAQKNEEAVKEKNLKTSKAIKTPDQLSKYDDQRTLKNTPKKLDRESIVEYDQNLIDRADSAFNSITRRTPSNLVDKPRFAKNRLKGENRRIENRKFEINVYSIEANSKLSQAVACIVMFLIGAPLGAIIKKGGLGFPVIVSILFFIVSYVINTTGIKLGRAGDISNFWAVWASNFVLLPFGLFFLRQARNDSRLFETDYYAVKIAKIFKFFRKEK
- a CDS encoding alpha/beta hydrolase — encoded protein: MKIFKKILIGLLISILSLVIIYFVGPKIGTPVFSNTLPEIPADILTIESWLKEKENKHKDIKPNNQAQIIWHDTKFNTTEYVVVYLHGFGASQQEGHPVHKHLADSLKANMFLARQQGHGLSSKVAFKGITADSYMASATEALAIGQQLGEKVIVIGTSTGAAQAIWLAAKFPSLIDALILYSPYIALKDPSIEKLVLGPWGESLTNIVMGGDINHENRPDSIAAYWSEYYHLDAYFSLFSMIKESMKPAVFKEVKCPVFMAYYYKDEDNQDEVVSVSAMNTMFEQLGTENKKSIAFPNTGNHVIASSLRSKDWIGVRDSSWAFMKEEVIESK
- a CDS encoding MarR family winged helix-turn-helix transcriptional regulator — protein: MKLEEEIKQSKFETERQKAILNVIYTANWIGSVQHKIFKRHKLTSPQYNVLRILRGQFPDPLTVSSIQERMLDKMSNASRLVDKLVEKGWAERSTCMYDRRQVDVVITTAGQKLLKEIEPELLSFHNEDVVLTEEDAAAVNNALDKIRG
- a CDS encoding LVIVD repeat-containing protein, translated to MKKTIKLPLFYFMLFSSITFLSSCEDQCEKESVYYLYQPIFETVEVIRESVEVNEPRPINNLGKIYFKDGYLYLNEIEKGIHVIDNRDPSNPQKIAFINIPGNFSLAAKDHVLYANSYMDLLSFDISNPNNIREIDRLEEVFMNYNYYASSFYQNERQVVVDWKFVEERTITEVDCSNAYGYDGRVIDGLYAFSDVSAARVSGNAASSGAGTGGSMATFTIYDNYLYGIDNDNVILANISNVEMPALHSKIRVGWGIETLFPYGDKLFIGANDGMYIYDNAEPSNPELISKYQHINSCDPVVVQGNYAFVTLRSGTQCQGFSNQLEVVDISNLQSPTLVKEYPMYNPHGLGIDGNTLFICDGQAGLKIYDAENVNQISNNLIKQYRNINPIDVIPLGNVLMMISEQGLHQYDYSNLEEIKLISSILIEEPDAEN
- a CDS encoding DoxX family protein; protein product: MNLIANIGRFLYSIPMVIFGVFHFVNTRTLQNVVPSFIPGQTFWVYLTGAALIAAGISILIKKQVQLISNLLALMLLVFALFVHFPMALEGDQLASSSLLKDIALAGGALILGNYFKSN